The sequence CGCAGCATGCAGTAGATACTACTCACCATGAAAAAAGTATCGAACCATTGGGACGCTGGCGTAGAAACCTAATCTAATGTCGTGAACAAGACATTTATTTACTGAAACTATAACCCGTTTAACATTTGCTCGGTTATAATTTCCTAAGATACGCTGGCTTGGATATCCAGATGCGGGATGGCACTCAAAAGCTGTTGTGTATATGTGTGTCGAGGGCTGTTAAATAGTGACTCTGTTTTTCCTTCTTCTACTATCTGACCAGCATTCATGACGATTATGCGGTCGCAAAGGTAGCGCACAACACTTAAATCGTGCGAAATAAACAGCATAGTTAAGCCGCGCTTACGCGTCAGCGCCAAAATCAATTCTAATATCTGTGCTTGTATGGTCACATCCAGCGCAGACACCGGCTCATCGGCCACGATAAATTTAGGTTCTGGCGCCAACGCGCGGGCAATCGCAATACGCTGGCGTTGCCCGCCAGAAAATTCGTGTGGGTATTTACGCATATGCTGCCGCTCCAAGCCGACATCATCAAGTAATTCGTTTATTTTTTGCAGTAAATTTTGCTTGGTCGCGATTTTATGCTGCATAAGGGGTTCGGCTAAGGTATCAAAAACAGTGTACCGGGGATTTAGTGATGCAAAAGGATCTTGAAATATTATTTGAAAATCTTTTCTTGCTAGGCGTAACTTGTTTTCGGTTAGGGTATTTAGCGGTATTCCAGCGAGCTTTATGGATTTAACATCACTTTCAATTAAACGAATAATGCTTCGTCCAAGCGTTGATTTCCCCGAGCCAGATTCGCCCACGAGGCCTAGAATTTCACCTTTTTTAATTTCAAGGCTTACATCGTCACAGGCCTTAAGCGCATGTGATTTTCGACTATAAAATGGCCCAGAAAGGGTTTGATACACCTTTGTCAGGTTTTCTACCGTTACTAAAGGCGGTTCGTTGGTAAGCGTTTTCGCTTCCGTTGGTTTTGCGCAGTCCGGTACTGCAGCAATGAGCTTTTGTGTGTAGGGGTGCTTGGGGTTTTGGAAAATTGAATGTGTTTCGCCTTGCTCAACCACTTCCCCGTTTTTCATCACCAAAATATTATCAGCAAGTTTTGAAATAACAACCAAATCGTGGCTAATAAAAATAACGGTAAGGTTGTGGGATTTTTGCAGTTTTTTAATCAGCTCTAGTATTTGAGCCTGAATAGTAACATCTAGTGCGGTAGTGGGCTCGTCGGCAATTAAGAGCTTGGGTTCTGTTATAAGCGCCATGGCGATCATCACCCGTTGGCGCATACCTCCAGAAAACTCATGGGGGTAGGCGTTTAAGCGCTGCTCTGCGTTTGTGATACCAACTTCCTCTAGCGATTGTAATGCGCGTACTCGTCCAGCACTCTTAGACCCTTTACCGTGTACCCGATAGGCTTCTATTAACTGATCGCCTATTGTCATATAGGGGTTTAGCGAAGTCATTGGGTCTTGGAATATTAAGCTTATTTTGTGACCGCGAATACGCAATAAGTCCCGCTCACTAAGCTGCAGTAGGTCTTGGCCTTCAAACATGGCAGATCCACTTTCTATCTTCCCGGGTGGCATGGGCACTAACCCAAGAATACTGTAGCAACATACCGATTTACCAGAACCGGATTCACCCACAATACCCAAAATTTTACCGGGCTCTACACTAAAGCTGACATTATTAACAGCCGTACCAACGCCTTCGCGGGTGTAAAATTTGGTGGTTAAATTGGATACAGACAATAAACTCATACAAAAACCATAAAGGGTTGCAACACGCAGAAAAAATTTAGCTCGACGATCTAGGGTCGAAGGCATCCCGCAGTCCATCACCCAAAAAGTTAAGTGCGAAAAGCGTAAGAGATAGAAATAAACTTGGGTA comes from Teredinibacter franksiae and encodes:
- a CDS encoding ABC transporter ATP-binding protein, which produces MSLLSVSNLTTKFYTREGVGTAVNNVSFSVEPGKILGIVGESGSGKSVCCYSILGLVPMPPGKIESGSAMFEGQDLLQLSERDLLRIRGHKISLIFQDPMTSLNPYMTIGDQLIEAYRVHGKGSKSAGRVRALQSLEEVGITNAEQRLNAYPHEFSGGMRQRVMIAMALITEPKLLIADEPTTALDVTIQAQILELIKKLQKSHNLTVIFISHDLVVISKLADNILVMKNGEVVEQGETHSIFQNPKHPYTQKLIAAVPDCAKPTEAKTLTNEPPLVTVENLTKVYQTLSGPFYSRKSHALKACDDVSLEIKKGEILGLVGESGSGKSTLGRSIIRLIESDVKSIKLAGIPLNTLTENKLRLARKDFQIIFQDPFASLNPRYTVFDTLAEPLMQHKIATKQNLLQKINELLDDVGLERQHMRKYPHEFSGGQRQRIAIARALAPEPKFIVADEPVSALDVTIQAQILELILALTRKRGLTMLFISHDLSVVRYLCDRIIVMNAGQIVEEGKTESLFNSPRHTYTQQLLSAIPHLDIQASVS